The proteins below come from a single Saccharophagus degradans 2-40 genomic window:
- a CDS encoding cellulose binding domain-containing protein has product MSTQGKPCLKKLWPALALAAAVASPNAFSACEYVVSNQWDSGYSATIKIHNDTNSTINGWNVNWQYSGDNRVTNLWNAAYVGSNPYSASNLSWNSTVGAGQTIEFGFQGAKNGGSAEVPVVTGDVCSGGGSSSGSSSSSSSSSSTGSSTSSSSSSSSSSSTGGSTSSSSSSSSTGGNGGAQQCNWYGEIRPLCNNQDSGWGWENQQSCIGRDTCSNQSGNGGIIGGSSSSSSSSSTGSSSSSSSSSSSSSSSSSSTSSSSSSSSSTSSSSSSSSSSSSSSSTSSSSSSSSSSSSSSSSSTSSSSSSSSSSSSSSSSSSSSSSSSSSSGGGVIFSADFESDSDSTQPAGWDNFIGWRQNGPNPNGSTFALVESGRAHSGNNAVHFSGGASPAMIARALPADLDTLYVRAWVYMTRQLGMNPGDNHETLIALRGSAGNANNEVRFGEIKGVIGTNEVPSDNIAPTMASWGGGPAYASDTWHCIEVAFLSQPAYDTVNAWVNDALVHTIDEGSDWNNGALEADWLSNKYVELAFGWHSFSGNDVDVWMDDIVVSTTPIGCD; this is encoded by the coding sequence ATGTCAACCCAAGGTAAACCTTGTTTAAAAAAATTGTGGCCGGCGTTAGCGCTTGCTGCTGCTGTAGCTAGTCCGAACGCATTTTCTGCGTGTGAGTATGTTGTATCCAATCAATGGGATTCAGGGTATTCGGCGACTATTAAAATTCATAACGATACAAATTCAACCATTAATGGTTGGAATGTGAATTGGCAATATAGCGGCGATAACCGCGTAACCAATTTATGGAATGCGGCGTATGTAGGTAGTAACCCATACTCTGCAAGTAACCTTTCGTGGAATAGCACCGTTGGTGCCGGTCAAACTATCGAGTTTGGTTTCCAGGGGGCCAAAAACGGCGGCAGTGCCGAAGTGCCCGTTGTTACGGGTGATGTGTGTAGTGGTGGTGGCAGTTCTTCTGGTTCATCATCTAGCTCTTCATCGAGTAGCTCTACAGGTAGTTCTACAAGCAGTTCTTCAAGTAGCTCTTCAAGTAGTTCCACAGGCGGTTCCACAAGCAGTTCATCAAGCTCGTCTTCTACCGGTGGCAATGGTGGTGCACAGCAATGCAATTGGTACGGTGAAATTCGCCCACTGTGTAACAATCAAGATAGCGGCTGGGGTTGGGAAAATCAGCAAAGCTGTATCGGTCGCGACACCTGTTCCAACCAAAGTGGCAATGGCGGTATAATTGGCGGTAGTTCTTCTAGCTCGTCCAGTTCTTCAACCGGTTCATCGAGCAGCTCTTCGAGTTCTTCGTCAAGCTCATCCAGCTCTTCTAGTTCAACGTCAAGCTCATCCAGCTCTTCTAGTTCAACGTCTTCAAGTTCTTCGTCGAGTTCATCATCTAGCTCTTCAAGTTCTACAAGTAGCTCGTCGTCTTCGTCTAGCTCATCGAGTAGTTCTTCAAGCAGTTCGACGTCTAGCAGTAGTTCTTCATCTTCGAGCTCTAGCAGTTCATCTAGCTCTTCAAGCAGTTCTTCTAGTAGCTCTTCTTCAAGTGGTGGCGGTGTTATTTTTAGCGCAGACTTCGAAAGCGATAGCGATAGTACACAGCCAGCAGGTTGGGATAATTTTATTGGCTGGCGTCAAAACGGGCCAAACCCAAATGGTTCGACATTTGCGTTGGTGGAATCAGGTCGCGCACACAGTGGTAACAACGCTGTGCACTTCAGTGGTGGCGCAAGCCCAGCTATGATTGCTCGCGCTTTGCCTGCAGATTTAGATACTTTATATGTGCGTGCTTGGGTGTATATGACTCGCCAATTGGGTATGAACCCCGGTGATAACCATGAAACGCTCATCGCCTTGCGTGGCTCTGCTGGCAATGCAAACAACGAAGTGCGTTTTGGTGAAATTAAAGGGGTAATTGGTACTAACGAAGTACCGAGCGATAACATTGCACCTACTATGGCAAGCTGGGGTGGTGGCCCTGCCTATGCATCAGATACTTGGCATTGTATCGAAGTGGCATTTTTATCGCAGCCAGCGTACGACACTGTAAATGCATGGGTTAACGACGCGCTTGTACATACTATTGATGAAGGCTCTGACTGGAACAATGGTGCCTTAGAGGCGGATTGGTTAAGTAATAAATACGTAGAGCTAGCCTTCGGCTGGCACAGCTTTAGCGGCAACGATGTAGATGTATGGATGGATGATATCGTTGTATCCACAACCCCAATCGGTTGCGACTAA